From Pagrus major chromosome 18, Pma_NU_1.0, a single genomic window includes:
- the tlx3b gene encoding T-cell leukemia homeobox protein 3b — MEQAPSAPSPPPKPAHHEPISFGIDQILGAGTEPENGRTAGRQSGSDLSSGDGYYSLGSPTGASAPSYTALSISLSGIMPPVEASGSYGESRSLGSRGVIRVPAHRPMTAPGPPAPVQGAVPGFGGLCFPWIGNRFAKDRISAALVPFAVTRRIGHPYQNRTPPKRKKPRTSFSRVQICELEKRFHRQKYLASAERAALAKSLKMTDAQVKTWFQNRRTKWRRQTAEEREAERQQANRLILQLQQSALQKSLSESAVSDPLCAHNSSLYALQNLQPWAEERE; from the exons ATGGAGCAAGCACCCAGCGCGCCGAGCCCTCCTCCCAAACCGGCCCATCACGAGCCCATCAGCTTCGGCATCGACCAGATCCTGGGAGCCGGTACGGAGCCGGAGAACGGGCGCACGGCTGGAAGACAAAGTGGATCCGATTTAAGCAGCGGGGACGGTTATTACAGTTTAGGAAGCCCGACCGGGGCCAGCGCGCCCTCATACACCGCGCTGTCTATCTCCCTCTCCGGGATAATGCCTCCGGTGGAGGCTTCAGGTTCATACGGGGAGAGCAGGAGTCTGGGCAGCCGGGGAGTGATCCGAGTCCCGGCTCACAGACCCATGACAGCCCCGGGACCCCCGGCCCCCGTGCAGGGCGCTGTCCCCGGGTTTGGAGGGCTGTGCTTCCCCTGGATAGGAAACAGGTTCGCCAAGGACAGAATATCAG CGGCTCTGGTGCCGTTCGCCGTCACCCGGCGGATAGGACACCCGTACCAGAACCGGACGCCTCCCAAGCGGAAAAAGCCCCGCACGTCCTTCTCCAGAGTTCAGATCTGCGAGCTGGAGAAGCGCTTCCACCGGCAGAAGTACCTGGCGAGCGCCGAGCGGGCGGCCCTGGCCAAGAGTCTGAAGATGACGGACGCACAGGTCAAAACCTGGTTCCAGAACCGCAGGACCAAGTGGAG GAGACAGACAGCCGAGGAGAGGGAGGCGGAGCGTCAGCAGGCCAATCGCCtcatcctgcagctgcagcagtccgCCCTCCAGAAGTCCCTCAGCGAATCAGCGGTGTCGGATCCACTGTGCGCCCATAACTCCTCCCTGTACGCCCTGCAGAACCTCCAACCCTGGGCCGAGGAGAGGGAATAG
- the LOC141013385 gene encoding A-type potassium channel modulatory protein KCNIP1 isoform X2 gives MTMVCHRPEGLDQLEAQTNFSKRELQVLYRGFKNECPSGVVNEETFKQIYSQFFPHGGKDSCIEGFSSSSPADASTYAHFLFNAFDSAHTGSIKFEDFVTALSILLRGTVTEKLQWTFNLYDINRDGYINKEEMTDIVRAIYDMMGKYTYPVLKNDAPKQHVDAFFQKMDKNRDGVVTLDEFILSCQEDENIMRSLQLFENVI, from the exons ATGACCATGGTGTGCCATCGACCGGAGGGCCTCGACCAGCTAGAAGCTCAAACGAACTTCAGCAAAAGGGAGCTTCAGGTGCTCTACAGGGGCTTTAAGAAT gAGTGTCCAAGTGGCGTCGTAAATGAGGAAACTTTCAAGCAGATATACTCCCAGTTCTTCCCACATGGAGGTaaagacagt TGTATTGAAggcttttcttcctcttctcctgcagACGCCAGCACCTACGCACACTTTCTGTTCAACGCATTTGACTCAGCACATACCGGCTCCATAAAGTTTGAG gaCTTTGTGACAGCTCTGTCCATCCTGCTGAGGGGCACCGTCACTGAGAAGCTACAGTGGACCTTCAACCTTTACGATATCAACAGAGACGGATACATCAACAAAGAG GAGATGACAGACATTGTCAGAGCGATATACGACATGATGGGGAAGTACACTTACCCGGTCTTGAAAAATGATGCACCCAAGCAGCATGTGGATGCCTTCTTTCAG aaaatggacaaaaacagagaCGGCGTGGTCACTCTCGATGAATTCATCCTTTCTTGTCAAGAg GATGAGAACATAATGAGGTCTCTACAGCTCTTTGAAAATGTCATCTAG
- the LOC141013385 gene encoding A-type potassium channel modulatory protein KCNIP1 isoform X3 — protein MTMVCHRPEGLDQLEAQTNFSKRELQVLYRGFKNVSAVSLQECPSGVVNEETFKQIYSQFFPHGDASTYAHFLFNAFDSAHTGSIKFEDFVTALSILLRGTVTEKLQWTFNLYDINRDGYINKEEMTDIVRAIYDMMGKYTYPVLKNDAPKQHVDAFFQKMDKNRDGVVTLDEFILSCQEDENIMRSLQLFENVI, from the exons ATGACCATGGTGTGCCATCGACCGGAGGGCCTCGACCAGCTAGAAGCTCAAACGAACTTCAGCAAAAGGGAGCTTCAGGTGCTCTACAGGGGCTTTAAGAATGTAAGTG ctgtctctctccaggAGTGTCCAAGTGGCGTCGTAAATGAGGAAACTTTCAAGCAGATATACTCCCAGTTCTTCCCACATGGAG ACGCCAGCACCTACGCACACTTTCTGTTCAACGCATTTGACTCAGCACATACCGGCTCCATAAAGTTTGAG gaCTTTGTGACAGCTCTGTCCATCCTGCTGAGGGGCACCGTCACTGAGAAGCTACAGTGGACCTTCAACCTTTACGATATCAACAGAGACGGATACATCAACAAAGAG GAGATGACAGACATTGTCAGAGCGATATACGACATGATGGGGAAGTACACTTACCCGGTCTTGAAAAATGATGCACCCAAGCAGCATGTGGATGCCTTCTTTCAG aaaatggacaaaaacagagaCGGCGTGGTCACTCTCGATGAATTCATCCTTTCTTGTCAAGAg GATGAGAACATAATGAGGTCTCTACAGCTCTTTGAAAATGTCATCTAG